In the Microcoleus sp. FACHB-672 genome, one interval contains:
- a CDS encoding sulfotransferase, which yields MTLDKIHFISGLPRSGSTLLSAILRQNPRFHAGMTSPVGALVERMLEAMSENNEYSIL from the coding sequence ATGACGCTTGACAAAATACACTTTATTTCCGGATTGCCACGTTCAGGTTCTACATTACTATCTGCAATATTGCGGCAAAACCCCCGATTTCACGCCGGCATGACTTCACCCGTTGGGGCATTAGTTGAGCGGATGCTGGAAGCCATGAGCGAAAACAATGAATATTCTATTTTGAT